A stretch of DNA from Desulfosarcina ovata subsp. ovata:
GGCGGTAGGCCTCGAATTCGGTTTCGTTCATGGCCCGTTCATCCTTTCGGACAATGTTGTCGGCCATGCCCAAGAGACCGATGTCATGGACCAATCCGGCCATTTCCACGCGGTCCTGCTCGGTCTCTTCCAGCCCGGCGATCACGGCGATCTTTCGGGCCAGCTGGGCCACTTCGCGCATGTAATGGCCCAGACCGGGATTGCTCGATTCCACTAGGGAAAGCAGCAGCCGAACGACCTGTTTGAGGCTCTTTTCCAGGCTGTTGTTCAGGGATTTGAGCATCTTGTTCTGATATTTGAGCGCCCAGGTGCGTTCGTTGACTTTGGTCTCCAGGCTCTTGTTCAGATCGGCCAATTCCGCATTCTGTCGCTGCGTCAGCTTCGTCAGGCGGACGTTTTCCCGCCGCAGTTCGACCTGGGCGAGCGCCTCGCGGGCCAGGGTGAGGATTTCCGAATCGTTCCACGGCTTGGTCAGGTAACGGTGGATTTTCCCTTTGTTGACCGCATTCACCACGGCATCCATGTCCGCATAACCGGTGAGCAGGAAGCGGACGGCGTCGGGGCAAAATTCGATAGACTGCTCTAGAAAGGTGGCCCCATTCATTCCCGGCATGCGCTGATCCGAAATGATCAACGATATGGGGGCCTCTTGGGGCTGCTTAAGAAGGTCCAGGGCCTCGACGCCACTTCCGGCGGTCAGGAGATTATGCCCTTCTCTGCGGAATAGACGTTTCAGGCTCTTTAAAATCGAGGCTTCGTCATCCACCAGCAGAAGGGTGTGAACCATTTTATGTTCCATTGTGTTCTGCTTTTTCCCTCTTGGGCCCATCTCAGGCGGAGGTGGCGACACCGCCGTCGGGGGTGCCGGCATCTCCAGGTTCATTGTATATGGGCAGCCGGATAATAAATGTGGTTCCCTTGCCTTTGGCGCTTTCCACCCGGATGTCACCGTTGTGTTTTTTAATGATGTTATAGGCGATGTTCATTCCCAGGCCGGTTCCTTTGCCCACGTCCTTGGTGGTGAAGAACGGATCGAATATCCGGGGCAGGTGTGTCGCGTCGATGCCGCATCCGGTATCGCTGATACGGACTTCGACCATCTGGTCGACCTGACCGGTTTTGATGGTGATCCGGCCGGACTTTTCAATGGCCTGGGCCGCGTTGACGAGAATATTCATGAATACCTGGTTGAGCTGCTGGGGGAACCCATAGACCACCGGAACATCGTCGAATTCCTTGACGACGGTCGCTTTGTACTTGATCTCATTGTAGACCACGTTCAAGGTGGATTCCAATCCCTTATTGATGTCCGTTTCGGTCATTCTGTCTTCGCCCGGGTGGGCAAAATGCTTCAAGTCCTCGACGATTTTCTTGATCCGTTCGGTGCCCTCACGGCAGTCGTCGATCAATTCGTTGACATCGTCCTGAATAAATTCGATGTCGATCTCCGTTTCCGTGGCCTCCAACTTGGCGATCATTGCGCTTATGCTTTCCGGAAGGCTGCCGAAGGGAAGGGTCTTCAACCCCGTTTTGAGAGACTGGTACTCCTCAATGAGCCGGTTCATATCCGTCTGATAGTCGCCGAGGGTCTTAAGATTGCTGCTCACGAAGCCGGTGGGATTGTTGATTTCATGAGCCACTCCGGCGGCGAGTTGGCCGATGGAAGCCATCTTTTCCGATTGCGCCATCTGAGCCTGGGTTCTTTCGAGATTTTTGAGTGTGCTTTCCAGAGTCAGATTTTTCTTGATCAGCTCGCTGGATATTTTCTTCAATTTCTGATTCAGGGCACGGATCTCCTCGCTGTGCTGGTGCGCCTCGGTGATGTCGCGGGAAACGATGGTGACGGTCTGAACCGCACCATCCTCACGGGTCACCGGAATGATTGTGCGCTCCTTGATGATCTCCTGGCTGTTGGCATCCTTGTAGCGATCGAGAGTCGTGCTGGTCTTTCGCGTTTTGAATCCATCCTGGACCATCTGTTTGATGGTGTTTTCGTAGAAATCGGATTCGGATTCTTCGAGAAGCTGGCAACATGGCTTGCCGATGATTTCGGAGTAACTGCCCTTCATGATTTTCAGGGCTGCCTTGTTGATGGAATCCAGCCTGATTTTTCTGTCCACGCTGATGATCTCCTCGGGCAGCGCATCAAAGACGGTCCGGACCTTCGTCCGGCTGATGATCAGTTTCTGCTGGAGCGCCTGATGAGTATCCTCGAGTTGGATAATTCGTTTGCCCGTGTTGGCCCGAGCGTTCATCTCGCGAATATCATAAGGCTTGGCCACATAGTCGTCCGCCCCGGCGTCGAAGGCGGCCAGTACATCCTCCTTTTGGTCCTTGGCGGTCATGATGATGATGTAGGTGTACCCCTTTGTTTTTTCCGCCCTGATTTTCCGGCACAATTCGATGCCGCTCATGCTCGGCAGCATCCAGTCACTGATGACAACCCGGGGCTGCTCGGAGGTGAAACGCTCCCACGCCTCGGCACCGTTTCTGGCGGTAATGACGTTGGGGTCGGATTTTCCCAGGGCTTTCTTCAGCAAAGCCAGGGATACCGGGTCATCTTCGACGAGCATGACTTTCATGATGACACTCCTGAATCAGTTTGGCCAAATTTACCTTGCCGATCGGTCGGCCCGATGGGCAAGTCGATAATGAAGACGGTTCCCCCGCCTTCTCGGCTTTCGAAATGGATGGTTCCACCATGTTTTTCGGTGATCACGGCGTGGGCGATGGCCAATCCCTGGCCGGTCCCCCGGCCCACGGCTTTGGTCGTAAAAAACGGGTCGAACACCCGCTCCCGGATCGATTCGGGGATGCCGCCGCCGTTGTCGGCAACGCAGATCTGCACGGTCTTGCCATTGCCGCGGGTACTGATCCGTATCCGTCCTTTACCGGTTTTTCCGTTATCGGTGGCATCATAAATGGCCTGGGCGGCATTGATCAGGAGATTCAAGAACACCTGATTCATTTCGCCGGGAAGGCATCGCACCGGGGGTAATTCCGGATCGAGATCGACCTCCAGATCGGCGACGTATTTCCATTCGTTACGGGCCACGGTGACGGTGGATTCCAGGGCCTCATTCAGGTCGACCGGGGATTTCCGATCCGATCCCGGATGGGAGAAACGGCGCATGGAGGTGACGATATCACTGACCCGCGTGATTCCCTCGAGGGTTTGCTCGATGGCAAGCGGCATTTCGGTCCGCAGGTAGTCGAGATCGGCGGCTTCGATCCGCTGTTCCAGTGCCTGTACAACCCTTCGGGTTGGCGCGCCGGCCTTGACGGCAGCCAAGAGATCCGTGCAGGCGGAAAGCACTCCCATCAGGTCATCGGTGGCTTCCTGGATAAAGCGGGTATTGTCTCCGATGTACTGAGTGGGCGTATTGATTTCATGGGCGATGCCGGCCGCCAGCTGGCCGATCGACTCCAGTTTTTGTGCCTGCTGACGATCCCTTTCGATGGCTGTTTTTTCAGTAATGTCCTCCACCAGTTCGATCGCTGCGACAACCCGGTCATCCTTATCGTGGATGGGTGATGCAATGATCCTGAACTGGCGTTTACGAACGGCCAGCGCTTCACCAAAGGTCGCTTCGCACCGGACACCCTCCTTCAGCGCCCGAACGGTGGGACAGCGGGAGCACGGAGCATCGCGGGGCGGTTTGATAAAAGAATGGTAGCATACCATCCCCTCTCCGGCCCTGGCCTCGGCAAACCATTCGCTCATCCGGGAGTTCATCCACAGGACATCCATTTTTTGGCCGAGCACCGCCACGCCGATGCCGATGTTTTCGACAATCTGGCGAAATTTCTCTTCCGAAACGCGCAGTTCCGCCTCGATTTGCCTGCACTCGGTGATGTCTGTCATTACCCCGACAACCCCGGCAATTTCGCCGTTGACGTCAGGATAGCGCGCCTTGTTGAAAATAACATGGCGCGGGTAACCCTCATTGTCGTCGATAGCCGCCTCGTAACTGAGCCTGCACGGTTCCTCGATGACGCGTCGATCCATGTCCTGAACAAAATCGGCAGGCAGCCTGAAGGCGATTTCGGTAACCGTTTTGCCGAGAATCGACTCCCGGTCCTGCCCGACGATCGATTCAAAGGCGGTATTGCAGCCCTGGTATCGCCCATGATGGTCTTTGTAAAAAATCGGAATGGGAATCGAATTGATAATATTTTGATGAAATAACAATTGGCTACTAAGATTTTCGGTGCGTTGGCGGACCTGTTCTTCCAAATGCCGAAGATACTTCCCTTTTTCCGCTTCCAATTGCTTCCGGCGCAAGGCGTTTTCGATAGTGATCAGGACGATATTGCGGGTGAATGGCTTGACGATATAGCCGTAGACCCCGAATTCCAACACTTCTTTGGCTTTCTGGGGGGTGTCAATGACGGAAACCACGATGATCGGTGTGTCCGGACAGGCTGTCGCCGCATAACGGAACAACTCGATACCGGAAACCCCGGGCATGTCGATATCGCTCAGGATCATATCAACGGGCCTTGTGGCAAGCAGGGCTTTGGCCTCGTCCACACTTGCCGCCGTAATGCAGCGGTAGCCCGCCTCTTCCAGGTAGCGAACCAGGATGTTTCTAACCTGAAACGCATTGTCAACGATCAGAAGATCGGCTGTCGGCTTGTCATCTGTTGCAGTATCGCTATCCGCCATCGGGCTCCCCTTGGTTCGCGGTTATTCTTCTGGAGATATCGGAATAGAGAAGCGTTTCTTTAGTTTATTCTTTCCGATCGGCACCCATACACCCGATTGTTTTTTTTGATCTGAATGGCGGGTTATCCCTTACCCAGTTTATTTCTGACCGCCAGCAGTTTGTCCAGGGACGCGAAGAATGCGTTGACTACCGTGGGATCGAAATGCGTACCGCTGCTTTCGTTGATGATCCGGGTGGCGGTTTCCACTGAAAATGTTTTTTTGTATGGCCGTTCGGAGGTCAGTGCGTCAAAGACGTCGGCGATGGCAACAATACGGCTCACCATCGGGATATTTTTCTCTTTCAGCCCAAGGGGGTAACCACTACCGTCCCAGCGTTCGTGGTGCGTCAGAGCGATGATTTCCCCCATGCGGACAAAGCCGATAGCCGAGCCTTTCAGGATATCGGCACCGATCTGGGTGTGGGTTTTCATGATTTCCCATTCGGCATCATCGAATTTGCCCGGCTTTAGCAGGATCCGGTCCGGAATGCCGATCTTTCCGATGTCATGCATAGGGGCGGCATAGAGAATTGCGTCTACGGTTTTCTTTTTCAGCCCCATCTGGCTGGCGATGATGGCGGCATAGTGGCTCATGCGTTGAATATGGGCGCCGGTTTCGTTATCACGGTATTCGGAGGCGGACGTGAGCCGCCAGATGACCTCCAGGGAAGCGTCTTTGAGCTTTTCCAGGGCCAGGGCCAGCTGGCTGGATTTGAGCGAGACCATGTGGTTCAGGTTGACTTTTTCATCGTGCAACTGGTCAAGGGCCTGCTTCCGTTTCAGGTGGTACGATACCCGGGCAATAATTTCAGATGGATCGGCAGTTTTGGAAATAAAGTCGTCTGCGCATTCACCAAGGGCACGGGAAAGAATATCCGTCCCGTCCATCCCGGTGAGGATGATGACCGGAATGTGCAGTAGCTTGAAGTCATCCCTGATCCGTTCAGCCACTTCGAATCCGTCCATTCCCGGCATGGACAGATCCAGCAGAATCAGGTCCGGCGTTATCGATTGGAGTTTTAAAAGGGCCTGGGCGCCGCCATGGACCGACTCAAAGGCAAGGGGCTTGTGCCGGAAAATCCGACCGATCATCCGGTGGATGGCCGGGTCGTCATCGATAACTAGAATATTTCCAAGGCTGTCGTTCATGGTTAGCTTATTCGGCAATAAGAAAAATATCTTTATCGCGGGCGTAACCCCCAATGTTGCAACATGGGGAATAATTGGCAGATAACGCACAGCACGCACCAATTTCTGGCCAATCCCGCGATCTTGCCTCTATCCACCGTTACCGGCTCATTTTTTTCTTCTAAATGAAATCAGTATACTGCCAATAATGGGATTTAAGGGGCCCATGTCGCGTAATGCGGTATCGGCAAAGAAACTGGAAGGAGCAGACATCGAAGCGGCCCGAGCCGGAGAAGCCGGAAGGATTCTTCCTTGTATAGCATTCAAGATAATGTTTTTGGGCTGCGTTATCGGTCGTCGCAGTATTACCATACGACTTCCTCCCTCCGGCCTTGCCAAAAACATTATCTTAAGCGCTATAGCCAATGAAATCAATGTTCCGGCCCATAAGATGGCCGATGCCACCGAGGGCTGCCGACGTAGATAAGCTGATCGGTAGGGGGATGATTAAACGGATGAATGGCAAACCAGAAAATACGGTAATTTATGTTGATGATGATTTGTTCAATCTGAACAAGATCGATGCGCTGAAAAAAACCGTAAACACAATTGCCAAAAGAGTAGCCAAACAAAATATAAGTATTGATAATCGTTATGAAAATTAATCATCTGGGATGAGATGATACAACCATAAAGACACACTCCTTATCACAGCGTATGCCGATGCGTATCAGCAATAAAAATGGGGTTGATCGCAGATATGTGCCGACGCTCAAAAAATCGTTCGAAAAAGCTTTCACCCGATGCCAAGCAGTTGCAGCACGATCTGGATGGGGTAGAAGAGAAAGCGGTCCAGCACATTGAAGTACATCAGGGCCAGTACAATCATGAAGCCGTAAGGTTCGACACGGCTTAAAGCCATGGCCTGCCGGGGCGGCAGCAGCCCGACCAGCACCCGGCCGCCGTCCAGCGGCGGAATCGGAATCAGGTTGAAGACGGCCAGGAACACATTGAGCTGGATGGCGATCAGCATGAACATCAGGAGCCCCTGGACGATGATGCCGGCCGTCAGCAGGGCCTTGAAAAGAATGGCGAAGACGGCGGCCAAAAAAAGGTTGATTACCGGGCCGCCCAGGGCAGACCACATCATGCCCCGGCGGGGGTCCTTGAAATTACGCGGATCGATGGGCACCGGTTTGGCCCAGCCGAAGACCACCGGCGAATGCATCAGGATCAGCATGGCCGGCACCAGGATGGTGCCGAACGGATCGATATGAGCCTTGGGGTTCAGGGTCAGGCGCCCCCGGGACTCGGCCGTGCGGTCGCCCAACCGCCGCGCCACCCATCCGTGGGCAAACTCGTGAAAGGTCAGGGCCATAAACAGGGCCAGCACCTGCAGCAGAATCCAACCAATATTCATTTACAGTCCTCAGACGTTCCCCATTTTTCAGAATTGCCGAAGCGGCGATCCGGAGCGCTTACAGCGTGAAAAAAACCGCCTA
This window harbors:
- a CDS encoding HD domain-containing phosphohydrolase — translated: MEHKMVHTLLLVDDEASILKSLKRLFRREGHNLLTAGSGVEALDLLKQPQEAPISLIISDQRMPGMNGATFLEQSIEFCPDAVRFLLTGYADMDAVVNAVNKGKIHRYLTKPWNDSEILTLAREALAQVELRRENVRLTKLTQRQNAELADLNKSLETKVNERTWALKYQNKMLKSLNNSLEKSLKQVVRLLLSLVESSNPGLGHYMREVAQLARKIAVIAGLEETEQDRVEMAGLVHDIGLLGMADNIVRKDERAMNETEFEAYRQHPAIAALTLSSVEGFEDVGQIILNHHENVDGSGFPEKREGNDIPVGARILAVAADYCTILHLWPNEINALMASARRYLSKAIIDDLEFSRDDNLRRSIAERVILENSDIRYDAGMVRHFLRCIGSHSVSSTVSHLPFDRLQAGMTLHNDLRLEDGRLLLTRGTVLSDSSLSSIQEFGRRGLIGQAINVSLPIDEGQLEHDTP
- a CDS encoding response regulator, whose translation is MKVMLVEDDPVSLALLKKALGKSDPNVITARNGAEAWERFTSEQPRVVISDWMLPSMSGIELCRKIRAEKTKGYTYIIIMTAKDQKEDVLAAFDAGADDYVAKPYDIREMNARANTGKRIIQLEDTHQALQQKLIISRTKVRTVFDALPEEIISVDRKIRLDSINKAALKIMKGSYSEIIGKPCCQLLEESESDFYENTIKQMVQDGFKTRKTSTTLDRYKDANSQEIIKERTIIPVTREDGAVQTVTIVSRDITEAHQHSEEIRALNQKLKKISSELIKKNLTLESTLKNLERTQAQMAQSEKMASIGQLAAGVAHEINNPTGFVSSNLKTLGDYQTDMNRLIEEYQSLKTGLKTLPFGSLPESISAMIAKLEATETEIDIEFIQDDVNELIDDCREGTERIKKIVEDLKHFAHPGEDRMTETDINKGLESTLNVVYNEIKYKATVVKEFDDVPVVYGFPQQLNQVFMNILVNAAQAIEKSGRITIKTGQVDQMVEVRISDTGCGIDATHLPRIFDPFFTTKDVGKGTGLGMNIAYNIIKKHNGDIRVESAKGKGTTFIIRLPIYNEPGDAGTPDGGVATSA
- a CDS encoding PAS domain-containing protein — its product is MADSDTATDDKPTADLLIVDNAFQVRNILVRYLEEAGYRCITAASVDEAKALLATRPVDMILSDIDMPGVSGIELFRYAATACPDTPIIVVSVIDTPQKAKEVLEFGVYGYIVKPFTRNIVLITIENALRRKQLEAEKGKYLRHLEEQVRQRTENLSSQLLFHQNIINSIPIPIFYKDHHGRYQGCNTAFESIVGQDRESILGKTVTEIAFRLPADFVQDMDRRVIEEPCRLSYEAAIDDNEGYPRHVIFNKARYPDVNGEIAGVVGVMTDITECRQIEAELRVSEEKFRQIVENIGIGVAVLGQKMDVLWMNSRMSEWFAEARAGEGMVCYHSFIKPPRDAPCSRCPTVRALKEGVRCEATFGEALAVRKRQFRIIASPIHDKDDRVVAAIELVEDITEKTAIERDRQQAQKLESIGQLAAGIAHEINTPTQYIGDNTRFIQEATDDLMGVLSACTDLLAAVKAGAPTRRVVQALEQRIEAADLDYLRTEMPLAIEQTLEGITRVSDIVTSMRRFSHPGSDRKSPVDLNEALESTVTVARNEWKYVADLEVDLDPELPPVRCLPGEMNQVFLNLLINAAQAIYDATDNGKTGKGRIRISTRGNGKTVQICVADNGGGIPESIRERVFDPFFTTKAVGRGTGQGLAIAHAVITEKHGGTIHFESREGGGTVFIIDLPIGPTDRQGKFGQTDSGVSS
- a CDS encoding HD-GYP domain-containing protein, coding for MNDSLGNILVIDDDPAIHRMIGRIFRHKPLAFESVHGGAQALLKLQSITPDLILLDLSMPGMDGFEVAERIRDDFKLLHIPVIILTGMDGTDILSRALGECADDFISKTADPSEIIARVSYHLKRKQALDQLHDEKVNLNHMVSLKSSQLALALEKLKDASLEVIWRLTSASEYRDNETGAHIQRMSHYAAIIASQMGLKKKTVDAILYAAPMHDIGKIGIPDRILLKPGKFDDAEWEIMKTHTQIGADILKGSAIGFVRMGEIIALTHHERWDGSGYPLGLKEKNIPMVSRIVAIADVFDALTSERPYKKTFSVETATRIINESSGTHFDPTVVNAFFASLDKLLAVRNKLGKG
- a CDS encoding site-2 protease family protein, producing the protein MNIGWILLQVLALFMALTFHEFAHGWVARRLGDRTAESRGRLTLNPKAHIDPFGTILVPAMLILMHSPVVFGWAKPVPIDPRNFKDPRRGMMWSALGGPVINLFLAAVFAILFKALLTAGIIVQGLLMFMLIAIQLNVFLAVFNLIPIPPLDGGRVLVGLLPPRQAMALSRVEPYGFMIVLALMYFNVLDRFLFYPIQIVLQLLGIG